The stretch of DNA AATTTCGTATGGAGAAATTAAAATTACTAAAAAAATGTATACTAGAAAGAGAAGAAGAGATATTAAAAGCATTAAAAGAAGACTTAAATAAACATCCATTTGAAGCATATGAAACGGAAATATATATGGTAATAGAAGAGATAAATTATATAATGAAGAATCTAAAACGGTGGATGAAACCTAAAAAAGTAAAGACACCTTTTATACATGCTATATCATCAAGTTATACAGTTTCTGAACCCTATGGAGTATCACTTATAATATCTCCATGGAACTATCCTTTTCAATTATCTATATTGCCACTTGTTGGATCAATAGCAGGAGGAAACTGTGCTATTATAAAACCATCAGCTTATTCTCCAAATACATCAAGTGTTGTATCTAGAATTGTAAAGGACTGTTTTAAGGAGGAATTCGTAGCTGTTATAGAAGGGGGGAGAGAAGTAAACCAATCTCTTCTTTCTGAGAAATTTGACTATATATTTTTTACTGGGAGTGTAAAAGTAGGTAAAGTTGTCATGGAATCAGCTTCTAAAAACCTTACTCCTATTACGTTAGAGCTAGGTGGAAAGAGTCCATGCATAGTGTATAAAGACGCAAATATAGATATTGCAGCAAAGAGGATAGTATGGGGGAAATTCTTAAATGCTGGACAAACATGTGTAGCCCCTGATTATCTCTTAGTTCATAAGAGTATAAAGGAAGAACTTTTAAGTAATATGAAAGAGTATATTAAGAAATTTTATGGAGAGAATCCTTTAAATAGTAATGATTTTTGTAGAATAGTTAATGAAAAACATTTTGATAGACTATTAAGTAACTTAAATGATGGGAATATATATATTGGTGGTAACCATATAAAAGAACAACTTTTTATAGAGCCAACTATTATTAATAATATAAGTTGGGAAGATAAAATAATGAGAGATGAAATATTTGGACCTATACTACCTGTAATAGAATATGAAGAAATAAGGGACATTGTAGAAAAGATAAATGAAAATCCAAAACCTCTTGCATTATACTTATTTACAAACAGCAAATATATTGAAAAAGAAGTTATGGAAAATATATCTTTTGGAGGAGGATGTATAAATGATACTATAATTCACTTAGCCACATCCTATATGCCATTTGGAGGTGTAGGTGAAAGTGGAATAGGAAACTATCATGGCAAGTCAAGCTTTGATACTTTTACACATAAAAAAAGTATTCTTAAAAAGTCAAATAGTATAGATTTAGATTTTAGATATCCACCATATAAAAATAAACTAAATTTACTAAAGAAGATTATAAAATAAAATTTTATAAATAGATAATTGTCAAAAGAAAAAAAGGAGGGGGAAAAATTGTTAAGTAAATTTTTAATTATTGTATTTTGTTTGCTTTCCTTTTCGTATTTTAAAAACATTTTCCTATCAAGAGGAGCAGGAAGAAATATATTCGATAGTGTAGAAAAAGTAATATTTTCTACCATTATTAGCATTATAGGTTTTATGCTAATAATATTTATACTAGAAAGCCTATTTAAATTATCAATTAATACTATATCAATAATTGAGGGTATAATTATTGGATGGATAGTAGCTCTTTTTGCACATATAAAAAATGTATAAAAAAGGACCGAAAGGTCTTTTTTTATTTTCTATGAGTCATATAGAGTTATAAAGCAATTGTGAATAAGTAGCATGACTCATGTAGAAATAAGGGATAATTATTAACTAATATGTGGATATTAAACATGTTATCAACAGTTTATATGAAACTAATAATAATAATATATAAGTTATTAACAACAAGTTAAGGGAAAATATGAAAATCGAATATAATAATTATATAATTAATTGAAAAATAAAAATGATGAGATTAATAAAAAAACTTTTACTGTCCAATTTATATGTAGAAAGATGACTAAAACTTTAGTCATCTTTTATAATGTATACTATGCTTATACCTGTACTGATCTTGGTATACAAATTCTTCTTCCAGGGACAAAATCACTAGGGGATAAATTAGGATTAGCTCTTAATAAGTCTCCTACACTAACTACAAAATTCTCTGCTATACTGGTTAATGTATCTCCTGGTTTTATAACATATGATCTTCCACTTGGACAAGGAATAGAAGGTGGTGGTATAGGAATACATATAATTTGACCAACTCTTAGATTATTCGGATCTATATTAGGATTTAAATTAGTTAATTCACTATAAGATACATTAAATCTAATAGCTATGCTATAAAAGGTGTCTCCTCTCTTTATTTCATAAGTTCTAGTACCTTCTGGACATCTCCTTACTGGTGGTCTAGTAGGAATACATAATCTTTGTCCTACTACTAATGCATAGGGATTTACATTTGGATTTGCAGCCCTTAATTCTCTTACTGTTAAGCCGAACTGTCTAGATATTGTGTAAAAGTTATCTCCTCTTCTTACTGTATAATATCTCCCACTTGGACAAGTGATAGGTTCAAGTCTAGGAATACATAATTCTTGACCGATGGAAAGATAATTTGGATTTATATTCGGATTAAACAGCACTATTAAGAAGGGTGGTACATTGAATGCTCTAGCTATACTTGTTAGTGTGTCACCCCTTTTAACTCTGTACTTTACAGTACCCCTAGGACAGGTAATCTCGGACATATTGCACCTCCTCAAAAATACTAATATTATTCTATTCTGAAAGGTGCAAAAATGTGAAAAGTATTTGGAATTTGTCTAGTAAGACATAAATTATTATAAGATGACGGTCATATTAATATATAAGAATGTTTTAAGCTAATGTATGTTAGTTATGAATGATTTTAGATATTAAAAATATTAAATAAAAAGATAGAGAATGAAAAATTCATTCTCTATCAAGATATAATTACTTATAATGTTGTATGATAAATAGACTTAAAATAAGGAACTATTTTAGTTAGTAAATAATTGTGTCCAATAAGTAGTTCCACCTTGGT from Gottschalkia purinilytica encodes:
- a CDS encoding aldehyde dehydrogenase codes for the protein MSNIKSIIEKQRKFFYNGETKKLKFRMEKLKLLKKCILEREEEILKALKEDLNKHPFEAYETEIYMVIEEINYIMKNLKRWMKPKKVKTPFIHAISSSYTVSEPYGVSLIISPWNYPFQLSILPLVGSIAGGNCAIIKPSAYSPNTSSVVSRIVKDCFKEEFVAVIEGGREVNQSLLSEKFDYIFFTGSVKVGKVVMESASKNLTPITLELGGKSPCIVYKDANIDIAAKRIVWGKFLNAGQTCVAPDYLLVHKSIKEELLSNMKEYIKKFYGENPLNSNDFCRIVNEKHFDRLLSNLNDGNIYIGGNHIKEQLFIEPTIINNISWEDKIMRDEIFGPILPVIEYEEIRDIVEKINENPKPLALYLFTNSKYIEKEVMENISFGGGCINDTIIHLATSYMPFGGVGESGIGNYHGKSSFDTFTHKKSILKKSNSIDLDFRYPPYKNKLNLLKKIIK
- a CDS encoding LysM peptidoglycan-binding domain-containing protein; translated protein: MSEITCPRGTVKYRVKRGDTLTSIARAFNVPPFLIVLFNPNINPNYLSIGQELCIPRLEPITCPSGRYYTVRRGDNFYTISRQFGLTVRELRAANPNVNPYALVVGQRLCIPTRPPVRRCPEGTRTYEIKRGDTFYSIAIRFNVSYSELTNLNPNIDPNNLRVGQIICIPIPPPSIPCPSGRSYVIKPGDTLTSIAENFVVSVGDLLRANPNLSPSDFVPGRRICIPRSVQV